Proteins from a genomic interval of Aureimonas sp. AU20:
- a CDS encoding lytic transglycosylase domain-containing protein, translating to MRRLPAMATAVTLALAHVSAATADTASSTSTAPIEKIVSSQNLTDPDETAAPANAVETDEAETEADRLSEKPFADIIEREARANGVPVELAHAIVSVESNYRIEVTGRAGEIGLMQIKPATARDMGFVGDATDLYNPEVNIKYGMKYLAGAERRGGGTLCGTILKYNAGHYSRRMNPTSARYCEKVKLVLASL from the coding sequence ATGAGACGACTGCCTGCCATGGCCACCGCCGTGACGCTTGCGCTTGCGCATGTTTCCGCCGCAACCGCCGATACCGCCTCTTCCACTTCCACCGCCCCGATCGAGAAGATCGTCTCCAGCCAGAACCTGACCGACCCCGACGAGACTGCCGCCCCGGCGAATGCAGTCGAGACGGATGAAGCCGAAACGGAGGCCGATCGCCTTTCGGAAAAGCCCTTCGCCGACATTATCGAGCGCGAGGCGCGGGCCAACGGCGTGCCGGTGGAACTGGCGCATGCCATCGTCTCCGTGGAAAGCAACTACCGCATCGAAGTGACGGGCCGGGCCGGCGAGATCGGCCTCATGCAGATCAAGCCCGCGACCGCCCGCGACATGGGCTTCGTCGGCGATGCGACCGATCTCTACAACCCGGAAGTCAACATCAAATACGGCATGAAATATCTCGCCGGCGCCGAACGGCGTGGCGGTGGAACGCTTTGCGGCACGATCCTCAAGTACAATGCCGGCCATTATTCGCGGCGCATGAACCCCACCTCGGCGCGCTATTGCGAGAAGGTGAAACTGGTTCTCGCCTCGCTCTGA
- a CDS encoding N-acetylmuramoyl-L-alanine amidase: MKADTPLVSRLVPSPNQNGRRGVAGPDILLLHYTGMRSGEEALARLTDPASEVSSHYVVEEDGEILQLVPEAQRAWHAGRGSWQGHTDINSRSIGIEIVNPGHEHGYRPFPQRQIEAVIELCRDCGERWKIAPHLVLAHSDIAPDRKEDPGELFPWDQLFQAGIGVWCTTNIKENEVLLCEGDRGAEVEAYQRHLAAYGYGLRIDGIFGDEARLVTAAFQRHFRPRHVDGRADRETVEILRTLLKQV; the protein is encoded by the coding sequence ATGAAGGCGGACACGCCGCTCGTCTCCCGACTCGTCCCCTCTCCCAACCAGAACGGCCGGCGCGGTGTTGCTGGCCCCGATATCCTCCTCCTCCATTACACCGGGATGCGCAGCGGCGAAGAGGCGCTGGCGCGGCTGACCGACCCCGCCAGCGAAGTTTCCTCCCACTATGTCGTTGAGGAAGACGGCGAGATTCTGCAACTCGTTCCCGAGGCGCAGCGCGCCTGGCATGCGGGGAGGGGAAGCTGGCAAGGCCACACCGACATCAACTCGCGCTCGATCGGCATCGAGATCGTCAATCCCGGACACGAGCACGGCTACCGCCCGTTTCCTCAACGGCAGATCGAGGCGGTGATCGAATTGTGTAGAGATTGTGGCGAGAGATGGAAAATCGCGCCACATTTGGTGCTGGCTCATTCCGATATCGCGCCGGATCGGAAGGAAGACCCCGGCGAGTTGTTCCCTTGGGATCAACTTTTTCAAGCGGGCATCGGTGTTTGGTGCACGACCAATATTAAGGAAAACGAAGTTTTGCTCTGCGAAGGGGATCGCGGAGCGGAGGTGGAGGCCTACCAACGCCATCTCGCGGCCTATGGTTATGGACTGCGAATCGACGGCATCTTCGGGGATGAGGCCCGGTTGGTGACAGCGGCCTTCCAGCGTCACTTCCGGCCACGCCACGTCGATGGCCGGGCCGATCGCGAGACCGTCGAAATCCTTCGAACTTTGCTCAAGCAGGTCTGA
- a CDS encoding J domain-containing protein, whose translation MSIYSSLAQLVRDLAASGAATVEALVERIRSAFAADRETRNRVAFSVAMIALSAKMAKADGVVSQNEINAFRRIFAIPPEEVRNVFRLYDLAKQDTAGFEAYALRMRSLCGSEQRDCALLTDVLDGLFHIAGADGFVHEREMSFLHRVAELFDISEREFERLKARHVVGGETGAYAVLGVEPTDSVETIRRRYLELVKENHPDRLVARGVPQEFMAIATERMKAINAAWATVGKLAPAE comes from the coding sequence ATGTCGATCTATTCGAGCCTCGCGCAACTCGTGCGGGATCTCGCCGCCAGCGGTGCGGCCACCGTCGAGGCCCTGGTGGAGCGTATCCGCTCGGCCTTCGCGGCCGACCGCGAAACGCGCAATCGCGTCGCCTTTTCCGTCGCCATGATCGCCCTCTCGGCCAAGATGGCCAAGGCCGACGGCGTCGTCAGTCAGAATGAGATCAACGCCTTCCGCCGGATCTTTGCGATTCCGCCCGAGGAAGTGCGCAACGTCTTCCGGCTCTACGACCTCGCCAAGCAGGACACGGCGGGCTTCGAAGCCTATGCGCTGCGCATGCGCTCGCTCTGCGGCAGCGAGCAGCGGGACTGCGCGCTTCTGACCGACGTTCTCGACGGCCTGTTCCATATCGCCGGCGCGGACGGATTCGTGCACGAGCGCGAGATGAGCTTCCTGCACCGCGTGGCGGAACTCTTCGACATCAGCGAGCGCGAGTTCGAGCGCCTGAAGGCGCGCCATGTCGTGGGCGGCGAGACAGGCGCCTATGCCGTGCTGGGCGTCGAGCCGACCGACAGCGTCGAGACGATCCGCCGCCGCTATCTTGAACTGGTCAAGGAGAACCATCCCGACCGGCTTGTGGCGCGGGGCGTTCCGCAGGAGTTCATGGCGATCGCGACCGAGCGTATGAAGGCGATCAACGCGGCCTGGGCAACGGTCGGCAAGCTGGCGCCCGCGGAATGA
- a CDS encoding glycoside hydrolase family 25 protein yields the protein MRVEGGTTPFGLPFGRRRACRSLALLALACLALSSCRSVSLDATELGLTPIAGSKPEHYPVHGIDVSKYQGDVDWDAARSGGVAFAYLKSTEGGDRVDSSFLRNWKYAKAAGVPRGAYHFFYWCRPGIEQARWFIANVPRDPDALPPVLDVEWTPDSPTCTRRPPREEMVREMTAFLNAVERYYGVRPIIYAPIDIHRDRLEGTFPKHQFWLRGVKDHPSENYPGRDWRFWQWTATGTVPGVEGEVDRNAFAGTKADWQAWLKTHRPAS from the coding sequence ATGCGGGTTGAAGGCGGGACGACCCCATTCGGTCTGCCGTTCGGGCGGCGCCGGGCCTGCCGCAGCCTCGCCCTCCTGGCTCTCGCCTGCCTTGCCCTGTCCAGCTGCCGCTCCGTCTCGCTCGACGCGACCGAACTCGGCCTGACACCCATTGCCGGCTCGAAACCCGAGCACTATCCCGTCCACGGCATCGACGTGTCGAAATACCAGGGCGACGTGGATTGGGACGCGGCGCGCAGCGGCGGCGTGGCCTTCGCCTATCTGAAATCAACCGAGGGCGGCGACCGCGTCGACTCTTCCTTCCTGCGCAACTGGAAATACGCCAAAGCCGCCGGCGTGCCGCGCGGCGCCTATCACTTCTTCTATTGGTGCCGGCCGGGCATCGAGCAGGCGCGCTGGTTCATCGCCAACGTGCCGCGCGACCCGGACGCCCTCCCCCCGGTGCTCGATGTGGAGTGGACGCCGGATTCGCCGACCTGCACCCGCCGCCCGCCGCGCGAGGAGATGGTGCGTGAGATGACCGCGTTTCTGAACGCGGTGGAGCGCTACTACGGCGTCCGGCCCATCATCTACGCGCCGATCGACATTCACCGCGACCGGCTGGAGGGCACCTTTCCCAAGCACCAGTTCTGGCTGCGCGGCGTGAAGGATCATCCGAGCGAGAACTATCCCGGCCGCGACTGGCGCTTCTGGCAATGGACGGCGACCGGCACCGTGCCGGGCGTCGAGGGCGAGGTGGACCGCAACGCCTTCGCCGGCACGAAGGCTGACTGGCAGGCCTGGCTCAAGACCCATCGCCCTGCTTCCTAA
- a CDS encoding lytic murein transglycosylase, with translation MTSSFRHVLLASTLLLAGVGSAAAQSAQCGGDWNGFLQGVRAEAEAKGLSKSGVDRALANVRQDEKVLARDRGQGVFQQEWLRFQGRMVNKDRLARGKANIQKYASTFRDVEAKTGVPAAVITSFWGLETDYGAVLGDFDTLSALATLAHDCRRPEIFRPHLISAIELVDRGYLRPDQMKGAWAGELGQTQILPEDYIAFGTDEDGNGQINLLTDVPDVLMTTGKFIQSMGWRKGEPWLEAIRMPANFPYDRAALVNKEPRSEFAKLGVTKSDGTPLERDGMMASIILPQGKGGPAFLAFPNFDIYLKWNNSLTYSLTAGYFGTRLAGGPEVDAGKPQPGLDGEGMKRLQQRLVSLGYDVGKVDGILGANTRAAVATEQQKHGMAPDGWPTAELLAKLG, from the coding sequence ATGACCTCTTCGTTCAGACATGTGCTTCTCGCCTCCACCTTGCTTCTGGCCGGCGTCGGCTCGGCCGCGGCGCAGAGCGCGCAATGCGGCGGGGACTGGAACGGGTTCTTGCAAGGCGTGCGGGCAGAGGCCGAGGCCAAGGGCCTGTCGAAGAGCGGCGTCGATCGGGCGCTGGCCAATGTCCGCCAAGACGAGAAGGTCCTGGCGCGCGATCGCGGACAGGGCGTGTTCCAGCAGGAATGGCTGCGGTTCCAAGGCCGCATGGTGAACAAGGATCGGCTGGCGCGCGGCAAGGCCAACATCCAGAAATACGCCTCGACCTTCCGCGACGTGGAGGCCAAGACCGGCGTGCCGGCCGCCGTCATCACGAGCTTCTGGGGCCTTGAGACCGACTACGGCGCGGTGCTGGGCGATTTCGACACGCTCTCGGCGCTGGCGACCCTGGCGCATGACTGCCGCCGCCCGGAGATCTTCCGCCCGCACCTGATCTCGGCGATCGAGCTGGTGGATCGTGGCTATCTCCGGCCCGACCAGATGAAGGGCGCCTGGGCCGGCGAGCTCGGTCAGACGCAGATCCTGCCGGAGGACTACATCGCCTTCGGAACGGACGAGGACGGCAACGGCCAGATCAACCTCCTGACCGACGTGCCGGACGTGTTGATGACGACCGGCAAATTCATCCAGTCCATGGGCTGGCGCAAGGGCGAGCCCTGGCTGGAAGCCATCCGCATGCCGGCGAACTTCCCCTACGACCGCGCGGCGCTGGTCAACAAGGAGCCGCGTTCCGAGTTCGCCAAGCTCGGCGTCACCAAGTCCGACGGAACGCCGCTGGAGCGCGACGGCATGATGGCCTCGATCATCCTGCCGCAGGGCAAGGGCGGCCCGGCCTTCCTCGCCTTCCCGAATTTCGACATCTACCTCAAGTGGAACAACTCGCTGACCTATTCGCTGACCGCCGGCTATTTCGGCACGCGGTTGGCGGGCGGCCCGGAGGTGGACGCCGGCAAGCCGCAGCCCGGCCTCGACGGCGAGGGCATGAAGCGGCTGCAGCAGCGCCTCGTCTCGCTCGGCTACGATGTCGGCAAGGTGGACGGGATCTTAGGCGCCAACACCCGCGCGGCGGTGGCGACCGAGCAGCAGAAGCACGGCATGGCGCCGGACGGCTGGCCGACCGCCGAACTCCTGGCCAAGCTGGGCTGA
- a CDS encoding glycine--tRNA ligase subunit alpha, translating into MSDLAPHMRPERSFQGLILALHRYWADYGCVVLQPYDMEVGAGTFHPATTLRALGPRPWNAAYVQPSRRPKDGRYGENPNRLQHYYQYQVLLKPNPSNLQELYLGSLKAIGIDTALHDIRFVEDDWESPTLGAWGLGWECWCDGMEVSQFTYFQQVCGIECAPVAGELTYGLERLAMYVQNVDNVYDLNFNGREGDEKVTYGDVFLQAEQEYSRHNFEFANTQTLLRHFEDAEAECRALLDAGAPGAGANQALHKCVFPAYDQAIKASHVFNLLDARGVISVTERQSYILRVRTLAKACGEAFLLTDAGGIHWKAVA; encoded by the coding sequence ATGTCCGACCTCGCCCCCCACATGCGGCCCGAACGCTCGTTCCAGGGCTTGATCCTGGCGCTGCATCGCTATTGGGCCGATTACGGCTGCGTCGTTCTTCAGCCCTACGACATGGAAGTCGGCGCGGGCACGTTCCATCCCGCCACCACGCTGCGCGCGCTCGGACCCCGGCCGTGGAACGCGGCCTATGTGCAGCCCTCGCGCCGGCCCAAAGACGGGCGCTACGGCGAGAACCCGAACCGGCTCCAGCATTACTATCAGTATCAGGTGCTCCTGAAGCCCAACCCGTCCAACCTTCAGGAGCTTTATCTCGGCTCGCTGAAGGCGATCGGCATCGACACAGCGCTGCACGACATCCGCTTCGTCGAGGACGACTGGGAGTCGCCGACGCTGGGCGCCTGGGGCCTCGGCTGGGAATGCTGGTGCGATGGGATGGAGGTCTCTCAGTTCACCTATTTCCAGCAGGTTTGCGGCATCGAATGCGCGCCTGTGGCGGGCGAGCTGACCTATGGCCTGGAACGCCTCGCCATGTATGTGCAGAACGTCGACAACGTTTACGACCTCAACTTCAACGGCCGCGAGGGTGACGAGAAGGTCACCTACGGCGACGTGTTCCTGCAGGCCGAGCAGGAATATTCCCGGCACAATTTCGAGTTCGCCAACACGCAGACGCTCTTGCGCCATTTCGAGGACGCGGAGGCCGAGTGCCGCGCGCTGCTCGACGCCGGCGCGCCGGGCGCGGGCGCCAATCAGGCCCTGCACAAATGCGTCTTCCCCGCCTATGACCAAGCGATCAAGGCGAGCCATGTCTTCAATCTGCTCGACGCGCGCGGCGTCATCTCGGTGACGGAACGCCAGAGCTACATTCTGCGCGTTCGCACGCTGGCTAAAGCCTGCGGCGAGGCCTTCCTCCTGACCGATGCCGGCGGCATCCACTGGAAGGCCGTGGCCTGA
- a CDS encoding S49 family peptidase has protein sequence MPSRLKKLLPKRFRSEELVVPVVRLQGVIMAGASGPFRQSISLASVAPLLERAFAMKDAPAVAISVNSPGGSPVQSRLVFQRIRDLAEEKRKHVIVACEDVAASGGYMIACAGDEIVADPSTVVGSIGVVSGGFGFVELIRKIGVERRVHTAGQNKATLDPFRPERPEDVEHLKALQLDVHKTFIDLVKARRGAKLADDPDLFTGLFWSGTRGLDLGLVDCLSDLRTVLRGHYGDKVKLQLIGPKRGLFGLRGGGASSRLGGGLDLSQIGAGLGSGLVEAAEERALWARYGL, from the coding sequence GTGCCCAGCCGCCTGAAGAAGCTCCTGCCCAAGCGCTTTCGTTCCGAGGAGCTCGTGGTTCCCGTGGTGCGCCTCCAGGGCGTCATCATGGCCGGCGCCTCCGGGCCGTTCCGCCAGTCCATCTCTCTCGCCTCGGTTGCCCCGCTTCTGGAGCGCGCCTTCGCGATGAAGGATGCGCCGGCGGTCGCCATTTCGGTCAACTCGCCGGGCGGCTCGCCGGTGCAGTCTCGTCTCGTGTTCCAGCGCATCCGCGATCTCGCCGAGGAAAAGCGCAAGCACGTCATCGTCGCCTGCGAAGACGTGGCCGCGTCGGGCGGCTACATGATCGCCTGCGCGGGCGACGAGATCGTGGCCGATCCCTCGACGGTGGTGGGCTCGATCGGCGTCGTGTCCGGCGGCTTCGGCTTCGTGGAGCTGATCCGCAAGATCGGGGTGGAGCGGCGCGTCCACACGGCCGGACAGAACAAGGCGACGCTCGATCCGTTCCGCCCCGAGCGGCCGGAGGACGTGGAACATCTGAAAGCCCTTCAGCTCGACGTCCACAAGACCTTCATCGATCTCGTGAAGGCCCGGCGCGGCGCCAAGCTCGCCGACGATCCCGATCTCTTCACCGGCCTGTTCTGGTCGGGCACGCGGGGGCTAGATCTCGGGCTGGTGGATTGCTTGAGCGATCTGCGCACCGTTCTGCGCGGTCACTATGGCGACAAGGTCAAGCTGCAGCTGATCGGCCCCAAGCGGGGCCTGTTCGGCTTGCGGGGCGGCGGCGCGTCGAGCCGGCTCGGCGGCGGCCTCGATCTGTCGCAGATCGGCGCGGGGCTGGGGTCCGGCCTCGTGGAGGCGGCGGAGGAGCGTGCGCTTTGGGCGCGCTACGGGCTCTGA
- a CDS encoding tRNA1(Val) (adenine(37)-N6)-methyltransferase produces the protein MNSPTPAEATATEPGFAGDMSKDAFLGGAFHLLQPRRGGFRAGHDALLLAAAVPREAEGLALDMGSGAGAVAFASASRARGLSLVLAERSPDMAHLARASLALPENRALADRLKVVELDLLSPRPAREAAGLPDGSFDRILSNPPFHPAGGRVSPDALRGAAKSLPEPGFLGRWLAVAGAMARHGAPLALIVRPDNLGEILQGAEGRFGAIALRPVQSAAEGPAIRLLVSAVRGSRAPLRILPALVLDEALRGAISRGEVDLSVS, from the coding sequence ATGAACTCTCCGACACCCGCTGAGGCGACGGCGACCGAACCCGGCTTTGCGGGGGACATGTCGAAGGACGCCTTTCTCGGCGGTGCCTTCCATCTTCTCCAGCCCCGGCGCGGCGGCTTTCGCGCCGGGCACGACGCGCTGCTTCTGGCCGCCGCCGTGCCGCGCGAGGCGGAGGGGTTGGCGCTGGACATGGGCAGCGGCGCGGGGGCGGTCGCCTTTGCCAGCGCCAGCCGCGCTCGGGGCCTGTCCCTGGTCCTCGCCGAACGCAGCCCCGACATGGCGCATCTGGCGCGGGCAAGCCTCGCCCTGCCCGAGAATCGCGCCCTGGCTGATCGACTGAAGGTGGTGGAACTCGATCTTCTTAGCCCCCGCCCGGCGCGCGAGGCGGCGGGCCTGCCGGACGGCAGCTTCGACCGCATTCTCTCCAACCCGCCTTTCCATCCCGCCGGCGGGCGGGTTTCGCCGGACGCCCTTCGCGGGGCGGCGAAATCCTTGCCCGAGCCGGGCTTTCTCGGCCGGTGGCTGGCGGTGGCGGGCGCCATGGCACGCCATGGCGCGCCGCTGGCGCTGATCGTGCGGCCGGACAATCTCGGCGAGATCCTCCAGGGCGCGGAGGGGCGCTTCGGCGCGATCGCGCTTCGGCCGGTGCAGTCGGCGGCGGAGGGGCCCGCCATCCGGCTTCTCGTCTCGGCGGTTCGCGGCTCTCGCGCGCCCTTGCGCATTCTGCCGGCGCTGGTTCTGGACGAAGCGCTGCGGGGCGCGATCTCACGCGGCGAGGTCGATCTCTCCGTTTCGTGA
- a CDS encoding putative signal transducing protein: MIELVRSNDPVLLSFLSALLKDAGIAHFVADGHMSILDGSIGAIPRRLLVEEDGIEEARRLLRDAELGHELSDTR; the protein is encoded by the coding sequence ATGATCGAACTCGTGCGCTCCAACGACCCGGTGCTTCTGTCCTTTCTCTCCGCCCTCCTGAAGGATGCCGGGATCGCCCACTTCGTGGCCGATGGTCACATGAGCATCCTGGACGGCTCCATCGGCGCCATTCCGCGCCGCCTGCTGGTGGAGGAGGACGGGATCGAGGAGGCGCGCCGCCTCCTGCGCGACGCGGAACTCGGCCATGAACTCTCCGACACCCGCTGA
- a CDS encoding polyprenyl synthetase family protein, with amino-acid sequence MSLASPVGTKRPVASIDPILGLTRADMNRVNDMIFAMAGSNVELIPQIAEHLISSGGKRLRPMLTIASALLFGYEGEGHVKLAASVEFLHTATLLHDDVVDESDLRRGRKTARTIWGNQASVLVGDFLLGQAFKTMVEVGSMRALAILSNASAVIAEGEVWQLSAAKKMTTTEVDYRAVIGAKTAELFAAAAEVGPVIAEAGEDAARAMRAYGMHLGMAFQLVDDVLDYGGSASDLGKNVGDDFREGKITLPVILAHAAGDEAERAFWREAMEDGRNDDTALARARQLMERHGALEATKQRARDEGRLASQALAAMPAGPVRNALEAVVEFSIDRIS; translated from the coding sequence GTGAGCCTAGCCAGCCCCGTGGGTACGAAAAGGCCAGTCGCCTCGATCGATCCGATCCTCGGTCTGACGCGCGCCGACATGAACCGCGTCAACGACATGATCTTCGCCATGGCGGGATCGAATGTCGAACTGATCCCGCAGATCGCCGAACACCTGATCTCCTCGGGCGGCAAGCGCCTGCGCCCAATGCTCACCATCGCCTCGGCCCTCCTCTTCGGCTACGAGGGCGAAGGCCATGTGAAGCTCGCCGCCAGCGTCGAGTTCCTCCACACCGCGACGCTCCTGCACGACGACGTGGTGGACGAGAGCGACCTTCGGCGCGGCCGCAAGACGGCGCGCACCATCTGGGGCAACCAGGCGAGCGTTCTGGTGGGCGACTTCCTGCTCGGACAGGCCTTCAAGACTATGGTCGAGGTCGGCTCGATGCGCGCGCTCGCCATCCTTTCCAACGCCTCGGCCGTGATCGCCGAGGGCGAAGTCTGGCAGCTCTCCGCCGCCAAGAAGATGACCACCACCGAGGTTGACTACCGCGCCGTGATCGGCGCCAAGACGGCGGAGCTCTTCGCCGCCGCCGCCGAGGTCGGGCCGGTGATCGCCGAGGCCGGCGAGGACGCCGCGCGCGCCATGCGCGCCTATGGCATGCATCTCGGCATGGCCTTCCAGCTGGTGGACGACGTTCTCGACTATGGCGGCTCGGCCAGCGATCTCGGCAAGAATGTCGGCGACGATTTCCGCGAGGGCAAGATCACCCTGCCCGTCATCCTCGCCCATGCGGCGGGCGACGAGGCCGAGCGCGCCTTCTGGCGCGAGGCCATGGAAGACGGGCGCAACGACGACACGGCACTCGCCCGCGCGCGCCAGCTGATGGAGCGTCACGGCGCGCTGGAAGCGACCAAACAGCGCGCCCGCGACGAAGGCCGCCTCGCCTCCCAGGCGCTGGCCGCCATGCCGGCGGGCCCGGTGCGCAACGCGCTGGAAGCCGTGGTGGAGTTCAGCATCGACCGGATTTCTTGA
- a CDS encoding tetratricopeptide repeat protein: MDTSRISRIALSAALAASMLAIGAAGAQAKPTKPAPVVVSKGPIEVNSLSGAYLAAKQARENRQPDVAAQYYEKALSLDPTSETLQQEAMFAYLADGRFAEGVKLAAKLANNEDVGKVAHIALGLDALRASRFDAAISQLKLDDTSDLDTLLVGHLSAWAELGAGRSKDALARVNALSGASWFAVFNQYQTGLLAGLSGNLPAARTALNSVISDQASAQTSVDAFLASAEALGRLEARAGKKADALAAIDKGLELAPGYDPLTQLRAEVEAGKKVAPPIENAQDGAAETLYILGQAINRGDGQDVALLYFQFAKAVSPTVDPKLLTAMAGVADRTQQIDLALSYYEQIPKTSPYRRTAELQMGLDLWQSDRKDDAKTHLRKAVSDYPNDLQAHLAFADILSADKSFAEAVPLLDRALELAPKDSSTLWNIHFQRGIAFERLKQWDKAEPEFKKALELSPDQPQVLNYLGYSWVDMNRNLDEGLQMIRTAVDLRPNDGYIIDSLGWAYYRLGRYPDAVEQLERAILLTPADPTINDHLGDAYWRVGRTREARFQWNRALIGEPKPEPNVVETVKRKLAEGLGPEAPTKPGEVAPDTDAQRAANEAPAAVRPN; this comes from the coding sequence TTGGATACATCGCGCATTTCGCGGATCGCTCTCTCAGCGGCGCTTGCGGCCTCGATGTTGGCGATCGGCGCGGCCGGAGCGCAGGCGAAGCCGACCAAGCCGGCCCCGGTCGTGGTGTCCAAGGGCCCGATCGAGGTGAACTCGCTGTCGGGCGCCTATCTCGCGGCCAAGCAGGCGCGCGAGAACCGCCAGCCCGACGTTGCCGCCCAATATTACGAAAAGGCGCTGTCGCTCGACCCGACCTCCGAGACACTGCAGCAGGAAGCCATGTTCGCCTATCTGGCGGACGGGCGCTTCGCCGAGGGCGTGAAACTCGCCGCGAAGCTCGCCAACAACGAGGACGTCGGCAAGGTCGCGCATATCGCGCTGGGCCTCGACGCGCTGCGCGCCAGCCGCTTCGACGCCGCGATCAGCCAGCTGAAGCTCGACGACACGAGCGACCTCGACACGCTTCTGGTCGGCCATCTCTCGGCCTGGGCCGAACTTGGCGCCGGGCGCTCCAAGGATGCGCTCGCGCGTGTCAACGCGCTGTCGGGCGCGTCCTGGTTCGCGGTCTTCAACCAGTATCAGACCGGCCTTCTCGCCGGCCTCTCGGGCAATCTGCCCGCCGCGCGCACCGCGCTGAACAGCGTGATCTCCGATCAGGCTTCGGCGCAGACCTCCGTCGATGCCTTCCTCGCCAGCGCCGAAGCGCTCGGGCGGCTGGAAGCGCGCGCCGGCAAGAAGGCCGACGCGCTCGCCGCGATCGACAAGGGCCTGGAGCTCGCGCCGGGTTACGACCCGCTGACGCAGCTGCGCGCCGAAGTCGAGGCCGGCAAGAAGGTGGCGCCGCCGATCGAGAACGCGCAGGACGGGGCGGCCGAGACGCTCTACATCCTCGGACAGGCGATCAACCGGGGAGATGGGCAGGACGTCGCCCTTCTCTACTTCCAGTTCGCCAAGGCCGTGTCGCCGACGGTCGATCCCAAGCTCCTGACCGCTATGGCCGGCGTCGCCGATCGCACGCAGCAGATCGACCTCGCCCTGTCCTACTACGAGCAGATCCCCAAGACCTCGCCCTACCGGCGCACGGCCGAGCTGCAGATGGGCCTCGATCTCTGGCAGTCTGACCGCAAGGACGACGCCAAGACCCATCTTCGCAAGGCCGTCAGCGACTATCCCAACGATCTTCAGGCGCATCTCGCCTTCGCCGACATCCTGTCGGCCGACAAGTCCTTCGCCGAGGCCGTGCCGCTGCTCGACCGCGCGCTGGAGCTCGCGCCCAAGGATTCGTCCACGCTCTGGAACATCCATTTCCAGCGCGGCATCGCCTTCGAGCGGCTGAAGCAGTGGGACAAGGCGGAGCCGGAGTTCAAGAAGGCGCTGGAGCTTTCGCCCGACCAGCCGCAGGTCCTGAACTATCTCGGCTACAGCTGGGTGGACATGAACCGCAACCTCGACGAGGGGCTGCAGATGATCCGCACCGCCGTCGATCTCAGGCCGAACGACGGCTACATCATCGATTCGCTGGGCTGGGCCTATTATCGCCTTGGCCGTTACCCCGACGCGGTGGAGCAGCTGGAGCGCGCCATTCTGCTGACGCCCGCCGATCCGACGATCAACGACCATCTGGGCGATGCCTATTGGCGCGTTGGGCGCACGCGCGAGGCGCGCTTCCAGTGGAACCGCGCGCTGATCGGCGAGCCCAAGCCCGAGCCGAACGTGGTGGAAACCGTCAAGCGCAAGCTGGCCGAGGGACTCGGGCCGGAAGCGCCCACCAAGCCGGGCGAGGTCGCGCCCGACACGGACGCGCAGCGCGCCGCCAACGAGGCGCCGGCAGCCGTCCGCCCGAACTGA